The Scomber scombrus chromosome 22, fScoSco1.1, whole genome shotgun sequence genome has a window encoding:
- the ovch1 gene encoding ovochymase-1, whose product MVIYPELAGVRAFGLEQEMETRIIGGQEAWAHSWPWQVSLRFASMPACGGAIISPLWVVSAAHCFKRYNKASFWTVLAGKHDLDNPDEAGQQLVGVALIVSHRGYNARTKDSDVALLKLQQQLVFNRFVRPIDVWMSPLPLFTKCTVTGWGSTRENGPRVHRLQEVNVTLLSPDVCNRYYVGRMRPSMFCAGKDGGGVDACQGDSGGPLSCFTGSRYELAGLVSWGVGCGRARRPGVYTKIQQHTQWISDTMNDQNITNTDDITTEEDRCGKQQSSSCERDPGLAGLSVSQDGEVSVGNVTESCPFVWSWQVSLQHDGRHYCSGTLIHRRWVLAAHHCNVRKDDVVVLGVHDLRFSSPQMVPVDKVFNLPQDVSFPPSCDLSLLRLSVPARFNSNVSPVCVPDEDEELDASWSCVTTGWGSMSAAADVDPDRMHQAQLTLVNQTTCREKWGSSLISDSHICSHPAGSASCMGDSGAPLLCRKRGAYFLFGVVTWGSRRCDAEKPAIFSLISDYHSWITEVTEDI is encoded by the exons atggtgatttaccccg AGCTGGCGGGGGTCCGGGCCTTCGGTCTGGAGCAGGAGATGGAGACTCGGATCATCGGGGGTCAGGAGGCCTGGGCTCACTCGTGGCCCTGGCAGGTTTCTCTGCGCTTCGCCTCCATGCCGGCCTGCGGAGGAGCCATCATCAGTCCGCTGTGGGTCgtctctgctgctcactgcttcaaaag GTACAACAAAGCTTCGTTCTGGACGGTTTTGGCTGGAAAACATGACCTGGATAATCCCGATGAAGCTGGACAGCAG CTGGTCGGCGTCGCTCTCATCGTCAGCCATCGTGGATACAACGCTCGCACCAAAGACAGCGACGTGGCGCTTCTGAAGCTGCAACAGCAACTCGTCTTCAACCGGTTCGTCAGACCCATCGACGTCTGGATGAGTCCGCTGCCGCTGTTCACGAAGTGCACCGTCACCGGATGGGGCTCCACCCGAGAGA ACGGGCCTCGAGTTCACAGACTGCAGGAAGTGAACGTCACTCTGCTGTCTCCTGATGTCTGTAACCGGTACTATGTCGGCAGGATGAGGCCCTCCATGTTCTGTGcggggaaggatggaggaggagtcGACGCCTGCCAG GGGGACTCTGGAGGTCCTCTGTCCTGCTTCACTGGCAGCAGGTATGAACTGGCAGGTCTGGTGAGTTGGGGGGTCGGTTGTGGGCGAGCCAGAAGACCAGGGGTCTACACCAAAATCCAGCAGCACACTCAATGGATCTCTGACACTATGA ATGATCAGAacatcacaaacacagatgaCATCACCACTGAAG AGGACAGGTGTGGTAAGCAGCAGAGCTCCAGCTGTGAGCGAGACCCAGGCCTCGCTGGTCTCTCGGTGTCCCAGGACGGTGAGGTGTCTGTGGGGAACGTGACGGAGTCGTGTCCCTTCGTCTGGTCCTGGCAGGTCAGCCTGCAGCACGACGGCCGCCATTACTGCAGCGGGACCCTGATCCACCGCCGCTGGGTGCTCGCTGCACACCACTGCAACGTCAg GAAGGACGACGTGGTGGTTTTGGGAGTTCATGACCTTCGGTTTTCGTCGCCTCAAATGGTCCCAGTGGACAAAGTCTTCAACCTGCCGCAGGACGTCAGCTTCCCCCCGTCATGTGACCTGTCACTGCTCCGCCTCAGCGTTCCCGCCAGATTCA ACTCAAACGTGTCTCCAGTTTGCGTCCCTGATGAGGACGAGGAGCTGGACGCCAGCTGGTCGTGTGTCACCACCGGTTGGGGATCCATGAGCGCAGCAG CTGATGTTGATCCGGACCGGATGCACCAGGCCCAGCTGACCCTGGTCAACCAGACcacctgcagagagaaatgGGGCAGCAGTCTCATCAGTGACTCCCACATCTGTTCACATCCTGCAGGCTCCGCCTCCTGCATG ggCGACTCTGGAGCTCCTCTGCTGTGTCGGAAGCGTGGCGCCTACTTCCTGTTTGGTGTGGTCACATGGGGCAGCCGGCGCTGTGACGCAGAAAAACCGGCCATCTTCTCCCTGATCTCAGATTATCACTCATGGATCACTGAGGTGACTGAAGACATCTGA